The sequence ataagtaatatatgtacgcaatgactccaccagcagaatagtgagtgcagccctggagtataatacagaatgtaactcaggaccagtacaggataagtaatgtatgtacacaatgactccaccagcagaacagtgagtgcagttctggagtataatacagaatgtaactcaggatcagtacaggataagtaatgtatgtacacaatgactccaccagcagaacagtgagtgcagctctggagtataatacaggatgtaactcaggatcagtacaggataagtaatgtaatgtatgtacacagtgactccaccagcagaacagtgagtgcagctctggagtataatacaggatgtaactcaggatcagtacaggataagtaatgtaatgtatgtacacagtgactccaccagcagaacagtgagtgcagctctggagtataatacaggatgtaactcaggatcagtacaggataagtaatgtaatgtatgtacacagtgactccaccagctggatagtgagtgcagctctggagtacaatacaggatgtaaatctGGATAAGTATAGGATCagtgatgtaatgtatgtacacagtgagtgaAGCTCTGAAGTATAGTACAGGATATGTCAGGACCAGCACAGGTTAAATAATGTAACATAAAGTGAGAACAGGCCCTGGACACACTATAAGCACTCCTCACCACTGACAATCCCCAGCGTCAAGGCCCTCTTGTtgctattaacccctcagataccagACTCCTCTTCCCCCATTAGTGAGGGGAATAACAGAATATCACGTGACCTCTGTGCCACATGACTCGTACGTCACCTCCCCTCCCCTCATGGTGACAGCATGCTGCGGCTGTACAGGTCTCTGTTGCGGCCCTGCCCTGGGAAAGTACTGTGCTGCTCCGCTCAGCACACCAGCGCCACCTACCTACAAAGCTTCATACTGCACAACACGGAAGTGGTAACGGAGCACCTGACACCGGAGATTCAGTTACTGCTGCTCACTCCACGGTGTAAGTTCTGGCACCTCCGCCCCGAGCACTGGCCATATGGAGATCCCTACTGGGCTATATACTGGCCGGGAGGACAGGCCCTAGCCAGGTATGAAAACATATAGAGACATGGGGTTAATGTAGAGATTGTAGACCTCTTGTGGTCTTGTTGAAGAATAACACCCTAGTTACTTGTAATCCATTAACAGGACACTTTTTGTTGAATTAATATTTAGTTTAGTAATTACTAAATCATTGTAATTACTAGTAAGCGTAATCAATATTTCCAAATTATTTAGTATTTTATTGGTCTCGAGAATTAAACCTGGCTACATAGTAGCCCAggaaaatactgtatatagtaggGCAGTATGCCCCCTTGTGGCAGTGTGAAGAATGGCATATTTGGAAATCATTCGCCAAATATTGTACTATTGTGTTATTATGGTGACTATAAATGAAAGGATTTGGTTCATATATACAGCCACATACAAAGATACATACTTTCTAGCCATATTCATACCACCATAACATTGCCAACCATAGTCAGTTGTACCTTGCAGTGCCCCAATATGGTGTCAGCAATAGGCTCAACACTTCATATGGCACAATTTGCAGTGGCATCATCAGTTTCCAGGCCTAGAACGCTACTCATAGTCCCCCTATATCAGCACCAGGCACAACATAGGGCCGTATCTGTACTGATGGTTGTACCGAACTGAATGCAGCACGTGTGTCTACTAAAAGAGGGGTTTATTTTATCCCTACGATTTCATGAAAACTAcacaagggggtcatttactaaaaggCACAtgcattttaatacatttgttgctttttttttactgtttgtgtgccagaaactgaaatctactccagccaggAGTTATCATTTATGcaggttttctggtgtaaattatagtagGTGGCTGCAGTTGCCCTTCTGATCAGTTCCAGTGGCAAGATCGGTGGAAAAccgaggggaatatttgaagtcagttttgcttgagtctgggtTGGAGGACTTTTgctacatttatcaaatgtctcatgtttgataaatttgttttATCCTTAaagctaacacttttgtctagaaatgctcctccagttttcctactccacttaCCTACTGGAATAAaagtgtgactttttaaaaaaaaaagtcccaatgATGaacctggagtgaaactcattaacatagctaaccgtgcccacttttccacccacattTAAAAAAAGGAGTGGTGTAAAAAGATCCAAAGGCCCTgctttatcataccttcactccagaattatggcttcaaaaagtcgtaaaatagggcttttgtgattttattttttttgcactcaTTTGTGCAAAATTTTGCAAGTTTTTGCATTTTTCCATTCCAATTTTGTAATGTGGGTGTGTGGTTAGCtacgttaatgagtttcactccagatttatcattgagactttaaaaaaaatgtcacagtctcaggcctattgcacacgaccgtatgtatttttcagtgttttgcggtccgttttaaacggatccgttgttccgttttttgtttccgttgtgtttccgtttccgttccgtttttccgttccgtttggcaaatacagtatacagtaatttcatagaaaaaattgggctgggcataacattttcaatagatggatccgcaaaaaacggaacggatacggaagacatacggatgcacttccgtatgcattccgtttttttgcggacccatagactttaatggagccacggaacgtgatttgcggccaaatataggacatgttctatgttaaaacggaacggaaaaacggaaacggaatgcatacggagtacattccgttttttttgcggacccattgaaatcaatggttccgtatacggaccgtatacggaccgcaaaaaacggccagtaaacggggaaaaaaaacggccgtgtgaaagaggcctcactcCAGGAGGAGAGTGGActaggaaaactggaggagcttctctagacagaagtgttaggtctaaggataacttaaatttatcaaacatgagacatttttataaatgtgtCATAAGGTATATTTTAGGCCACAAACCTGGTGTAAAGCCTTGGTAAATGACCCCAAGTTTCACAGTCTACTGTGcagctttaaagggcatctgtcagcagatttgtacctatgacactggctgacctattacatgtgcacttggcagctaaagtcatctgtgttggtcccatgtttatatgtgcccgcattgctgaggaaaatgaagttttaatatatgtaaatgagcctctaggagcaatgggggcaccTAGAGACTcccctctctctgcaactgcgctctctgcactttgattgacagagccagggaggtgtgatgatgtttacactgtcTGGctctatcaataaagtgcagagggtgcggcaattGCGGAGAGAGCAAAGCCTTTAGGTGTAAAGGCAATGTCCACGTTGCTCctaaaagctaatttgcatatattaaaacttcatttttcctcagctatgcgggcacatatgaacatgggactaacatGGATGCtttcagctgtcaaccacacatgcaacaggtcagctagtGTCAAAGAGcaactgtcagcagatttgtacctataagaaTATTCTATTAGGTAACGCAAAAAAATAGTTTTCAGTAAGgattaattaaattttttgtgtctTTAGGTACCTGTTGGATAATCCAGACATTGTAAGACGCAGACGCATTCTAGATCTCGGCAGTGGTTGTGGGGCCGCCTCCATTGCTGCTAAAATGAAAGGAGCCTCTTATGTTGTAGCCAATGATATTGACCCAGGTGAGGGGTGAGAAAAAAAATCAGTGGGCAATGTCTGGCTAGTTACTCTTACACCCAAGTCTTCCTAAGATGGCCAATAAAAATTTAGGAAGCTGTCCTTGGAAAATGTGGTAAACTACAACACAAAGAGTGTGTGTGGCTTTCATGTGCAATACTTGTAGTTCTAAAGACTTTGATCAGAGTTGGGCCATTGTTAGTGCCCAACTTAAAAGTACCATATAATACCAACGTAAACATCAAGTTGGGGGAGAGTGAAAAAGTGGGCGATTTGTAGGAAAACCAGGTGAGAAACCAGAACTATCAGGAATGCCACCATTCTTGCTGACCTCTTGACAGTTAGTCATGTAGATGGCTTACTACTTTACCAtgcatcaggggcggactgggaacgtaAAGTGGTTCTGGAAAAAATttcaagtggccccatgttgtaggtgggtccagatGGAAGGCAGTAACAACAGAAGTACGTGGGGCCATCAGTACTGTAGTGCAGCAAAAAATTCCGCCTCAGcagtgccaaataccacagtgcagcacaaagtactgctGCCCCaaccagtattcaactgtatctctgtcctgaagacagtgatacagttgaattcagcagAACACCTGCTGGCCAGGTGCCTAAATACCTGATgcacctagcattaattaatgctgagagcagcaGATTGATATGAACCTGGCCATGAGGAGGTCTCTGGCAGCCTGCCTGGGGTATCGGCACACGGGATGTTTCccagtagggtctatggccagtccgctccTGCCATGCATTTTGTATAAAGTTCGTTTTTACTTGCCATCTGTAAGTTTCCCATTTCTCCAGTTGCAGGTGCAGCGTTTGGCCTGAATTGCCAACTAAATCGAATAGATCCTTTGCCCTTTCATCCAGAGAATGTAATAGGTGAAGATACAGGATGCTGGGATCTGATTGTACTGGGCGACATGTTTTATGATGAGCGGCTGGCCAATTCTCTCCACCGATGGCTCAGACATTGTATGGTGCAGCATGGGACCACAGTACTTATAGGAGACCCAGGGAGAGGTCATTTTCTGACGCACCCTATACAGAAACAGCTGTGgaaaatagcagaatataacttaCCAGAGTCAAGTAAGCAAGAGAACTATGGGCTAACCACCAGTGCGGTCTGGAGATATGAACCTGGATGTTCATGATTTGTACACAGTAATTCAGTACCAGCTAGTTCTTATGGAATTGTGGAAGATGTGGACACAATTTCATCCATCCCAAATGTGAGCTCCGCCTATCTGATTTTTAAAGCTGTCCATACTCATTAGATGTATGTTGGCCAAACTTGATTTTGGCAGTGCCCCCCCAACTTAACATCTGCAAAGGATTTCAACTGCCAGATCCTTTTGGAGAGATATGTATGACCAGCCTTGGAATGAGACTCTTCTTGCTTCTCATAACTCAAGGATGCAGTGAAGTGTCATATGACCCCATCTGATATTGCTGATTGGCCGAGAAGGCTTTGAAGAGGGAAGGAGCACATGTAACAAACTATTTTCAATGCTATTAGGGAATTTCATTACATGTAATTGTAATTATTGTAATTGTATacttttttacaataaaaaaattaagaatcTTTGCGAATAGTCTTCATTAAAATTCTCCTactgttttgtgtatacagctgctGCACAGATTTGTGTCTCCATGGCTACAGACTAAAAACTAATCCAGTGATCCTGCAGTTATAATCTTTCCATGTCCCTGTACTTTTTGTTAACGTGCAGTTTGTAGTCTAGCACCACAAGTAGGCCGAGGGTAATGCCACACTAGGGATAACAGCTTCAGGCtggtgtaacgttacattaccctacttcgtgagatttccctacctcctaacttccggtcgcactggaaatgacgtgaggaggtgtgccgaAGTTGTGCCGATCTGTGCATGCGCAAAACGACAGTTTAGGGAAAATCTCACAGCGGAGTTCAGctgcacaccgggacactgcgcatgcgccggagagcctTAGTAGGGAAATATAatggcccagtgcgcaagcgcggctaactcCAGGACATCCATCCGATCTctctacccccacactgcgcaggcagacaacccatatatatatatttatttaacagataaaatggccatcagatctccctaccccaacactgcgcaggcgcggagatcggatggatgttcaggagttagccgcgcttgcgcactgggccgtaatatttccctactgaGGATCTCTGGCGCATATGCAGTGTCCCGGTATGCAGCTGAACTCCGCTGTGGGATTTTCCCTAAACTCGTTTTGTGCATGCACAGATCGGCACAACTCCGgcacgcctcctcacgtcatttcCAGTGTGACCGGAagttaggaggtagggaaatctcacgaagtagggtaatgtaacatTACACCGGCACCACAAGTGGCAATAGTACACACGCCCTCATGTTGGCATCGTGCTAGTGAATACAGCCtgaggcttagttcacactttagtgatttggtcagtgattgtgagccaaaaccagaagtggagactacagagagataaggtataatgataAGATTTATACCTATTCTGTGTTCTGGACCAGcacctggttttgtctcacaatgactgatggaaatcactggtcAAATCACCTAAGTGTGAATAAGGCCTGAGGCTAGTGTCACATGTGGCAGTAGTACCCGTGACCTCATTTTGGCATCATGCTTGGAAACCTGGCATCTTGGTAGTGAGCCTGGCCTGAAGCATAGTAAAAACTCAAAACTAGAGTAGTTACCTTTTGGTCCCACATATAGCGCATGCCGTTTTCTGTCCTTATGAATATATCTGAAGGTCTCATGAACATGGCTGCTCCATATGTACAGACCCTGTAGATACAGACATACAGTGTGAGTCCATAGACTTTGCCATATTTAAGATCAGGCCATTTTAGGGAATCTTAAAATTCTGGCATCACTTCCCCCTGAGAAGCTTGACCACATGAAACTGATGCATCACTTGGCTTATAGGATTCATGTTGTAATACTGAGCAATCAGAAAGATCCTTTTATTTGAAGTACAATGAAGTAACACAAAATAGGAGTGTTTTAATGAAATCCAGAAAAACTGCCACTCTGTGCTGTCTGTTTAGACGAGAGTCCGATTCTGGATGATTTTACTTACTTCTAACTGTCCATCTGATAATGCACAATGTTTGACATTTCATCACTTTTTCTGATTGAAAGAACTAGTGTCATACATAAATACGCTTCCTTACCTTTTACCCCCTTTCTACtattaagggttcattcacacgtccgcaaaatgggtccgcatccgttccacagttttgcgaaacaggtgcggacccattcattttcaatggggccggaatgtgctgtccgcatctgcatttgcggatccgcacttccgttccgtaaaaaaatagaacatgtcctattgcggacaagaaaaggcattttctatgagagtgccgttgatgtgcggtccgcaaaatgcggaaagcacattgccagtgtctgtgttttgtggatccgcaaaacacttacggacgtgtgaatggacccttagtaccCGGCTCCATATTTCTAGAGCCTTTCTGCTAGCTACGTTTGGCCTGTGTTTGCCAGTTACTGTATCAGTTACTGTTGTTCTATTGGACATATTCTAATATGGTGTGTCAAGCTATCTTTTTGAAGCCCTTATGGTATTTTAAAGGTGTAATCAACTATACATGCATGTATCTTAATGGCAAGACATAGGGTACTTCTGAGAAGATAATTCAGTTCTACGCTCCTTCTGTTCTATATTTACCT is a genomic window of Bufo bufo chromosome 1, aBufBuf1.1, whole genome shotgun sequence containing:
- the ETFBKMT gene encoding electron transfer flavoprotein beta subunit lysine methyltransferase, which produces MLRLYRSLLRPCPGKVLCCSAQHTSATYLQSFILHNTEVVTEHLTPEIQLLLLTPRCKFWHLRPEHWPYGDPYWAIYWPGGQALARYLLDNPDIVRRRRILDLGSGCGAASIAAKMKGASYVVANDIDPVAGAAFGLNCQLNRIDPLPFHPENVIGEDTGCWDLIVLGDMFYDERLANSLHRWLRHCMVQHGTTVLIGDPGRGHFLTHPIQKQLWKIAEYNLPESSKQENYGLTTSAVWRYEPGCS